In Mastigocladopsis repens PCC 10914, a single window of DNA contains:
- a CDS encoding glycosyltransferase family 4 protein, giving the protein MLDYKSIEQRDVNEQELRVATHQAQPAIALLHCMDLIDDFLDHINISFETYCHDFVGSWMFGYIKALKQVGVRTVLFCISARFTEVSRFTHVPSGATICVLPASKTYLAYRGVRRKALSLYGASEGQTFKDIQDSNVSRRSLLTKFKNLAQSVGAYLSTPLGLLAQEIRREGCEAILCQEYEYARFDACVLLGQLMRLPVFATFQGGDKTHSFLEYPLRQLAFRGCTGAIISTQKEIERVRDRYKVPSAKIAQIFDPMDTRSWYPVDRNEARAALGIPVDARVVVCHGRIDFHRKGLDILVAAWDQICRDRPNQDLRLLLVGTGPDSDKLRECIAKMQLRGVMWRDEFVNDRDVLRQYLSAADVYTLSSRQEGFPIAPLEAMACGLPVVASDAPGVPDILEGGEVSGGLVVPREDVNALTQALGRVLDDEAWGRELGKRARCRIEEYFAPEVIGKQLRNFLLRKVPFSESETPEMLHDTISFSDAMKRNF; this is encoded by the coding sequence TTAGATCACATCAATATTTCCTTTGAGACTTATTGTCATGACTTTGTAGGTAGCTGGATGTTCGGCTACATCAAAGCCTTGAAACAGGTTGGTGTCAGGACGGTGCTGTTTTGTATTTCCGCCCGTTTTACGGAAGTTTCACGCTTTACCCATGTGCCTAGTGGTGCTACCATCTGCGTGTTGCCTGCTTCCAAAACCTATCTTGCTTACCGAGGCGTTCGACGTAAGGCACTCAGTCTTTACGGCGCAAGCGAGGGACAGACGTTCAAAGACATCCAAGACTCGAATGTCAGCCGTCGTTCCCTACTGACAAAATTTAAGAATCTCGCCCAGAGTGTAGGTGCTTACCTATCTACCCCACTGGGATTACTTGCCCAGGAAATACGGCGTGAGGGCTGTGAGGCTATTTTATGCCAAGAGTATGAGTACGCCCGCTTTGATGCTTGCGTGCTTTTAGGGCAGTTGATGCGTTTGCCCGTGTTCGCTACTTTTCAAGGGGGTGACAAGACGCACAGTTTTCTGGAATACCCCTTGCGACAACTAGCATTTCGGGGATGTACAGGTGCAATTATCTCTACGCAAAAAGAAATTGAGCGGGTTCGCGATCGCTACAAAGTTCCATCTGCTAAAATAGCCCAGATTTTCGATCCAATGGATACGAGGTCATGGTATCCTGTAGACCGTAATGAAGCACGGGCTGCACTTGGCATTCCAGTTGATGCTCGGGTGGTTGTGTGTCATGGACGCATAGATTTTCATCGTAAAGGCTTAGATATTTTGGTAGCGGCTTGGGATCAAATCTGCCGCGACAGACCAAACCAAGACCTGCGGCTACTACTTGTAGGAACAGGTCCCGACTCAGACAAACTCCGCGAGTGTATTGCAAAGATGCAGTTGCGGGGCGTGATGTGGCGAGACGAATTTGTGAACGATCGCGACGTGCTTCGACAGTACCTGTCGGCGGCTGACGTTTATACCCTTTCATCCCGACAAGAAGGCTTTCCCATCGCACCGCTTGAGGCAATGGCTTGCGGTTTGCCCGTTGTAGCTAGCGATGCTCCGGGTGTACCAGATATTCTAGAAGGAGGCGAGGTTTCTGGTGGGCTAGTTGTGCCACGGGAGGATGTAAACGCACTGACGCAAGCACTCGGTCGTGTTTTAGATGATGAAGCTTGGGGGCGTGAATTGGGCAAGCGTGCGCGTTGTCGGATAGAAGAGTACTTTGCGCCGGAGGTTATCGGCAAGCAACTGCGTAATTTTCTCTTAAGGAAGGTGCCGTTCAGCGAGAGTGAAACACCTGAAATGTTGCACGATACCATTTCATTTTCAGATGCTATGAAACGCAATTTTTGA